GCAACTGCATAGGGGTTTCACCCAAGAAGAAGTCAGTTAGCGGAAATCTAAGATTTCCTTGATACATCGCGGTTTCATAAACCGCAATCATCCCCTCTGGAGGATTGTTTGCCCTTGCATCCTCAGTAGGAGCGATTGGGAAGAATTGATCCAATTATTGACAGTTGAACCTTTTGGGTATACTCACATGGTTTATGTTAATTTGATTGTACCAACGTTGGCCTTAGGTAGGTTGTAATTTATATTACAAAACCTATACTTGATCATATCTAATGTAAATCATGTTTCAATGCCAAATCCCTTCTCATTAAACTCATAGAATCAAACATCTCCATCAGATTAACTGATCATATATATAGGCATGTATACgtatattttaagtgcaaaaggtAATGAAAATACAAGTGCAAACAGAACCACACAAACAAGTAACAACTGTGGATTGCGCTATCTGAGTGCGGAAGCCCGTATAAATTGAGATTGCGAAGATGTCCCGTATAAACACTGCGAATTTATGATGTATGCGCGAATGTTGGTTCCGCGATTattccaaacctataaatagggagtttgACGCATGCTATGGTCTTTGTGATATAGTTGTGACCACGCCAAGTATCAATCATAATTCGGAGCAGATTTGATGAGGGGTGTGAGCGTGTTTTTTGATCTAGGGTTAGGATTTGAAGCGTGTTGTCTGTTTAGCTTTCAAGAGGGAAAACCGGAAAACTAATAAAAGAGTTTGATGTCCGTTTCAGATAGTCAGACGACGGAAATCAGCGAGCCCTTTAGTATAAAAAGGGATATTAGTATAAAAAGGGATAATAGACTATATGGATATAGATGTAGAAGATAGATTGAAAGCTAAAAAATTTGATAATCTCATTTCTAATTCCCAGTCAATCGCCTCCAATCACCCCATCGTTTGATAATCTCTAATTCCCACCTCCGTCACCCGATCGCCTCCGTCATCACCTCTGGCCACCAATTCTCCGGCCACACTACTGGTATTTTCCGTTTTCTCAGTTTTTTCTTAGTTAATTGGTAATTTATTGATGTTGTTGAAGTTAATAGTAAATGATTAGTTAATTACTACAGAGGTACATCGATGTTCTCTTTCAATTTTCTAGTTAATTGTTGAATAATTTACTTTCTCtttatgaaatattatatattgtatatttatGTACCATAGTTCAGCTCATAGTTAAAATCATCTGTCAttaaatttggatttttttttttttttttaattcatggtTTTACTTTCTGTTCAACATTGTTATGAAATATTGTACAAACAAATCCGTTCCGTTTAACTCgcaagtttaacttgtttcttcagAAAGCTTTAACATCTCTGTGTTTTTAGATTCTTTTGTGTGTTTATATATCATCTTGATTTCAGTTTTTATTATTTGAGTGTTACTCTAGTCAACTCCTTTAGGGTTGTTGATTAACAGGTTTAgtttttacaacaacaacaacaacaatacccaatcccacgaatgtagggtatgggggaggtggagtgtagacaatcattccttgtaccctagattagaatgaagtcactactccacccgcgggtatagaacccgcgatAACAGGTTtagtttttgtatatataaaacGTATTGGTTTGTTTGTTTGGTTGGTTGAAAGTATCAATTCTCTGATAAAAGGTTAAATCTGGTGTTCTTGGTTGTTTCTATACTTGTGTACATTTACTAATTTAGAATTTCCAGGAATTAAACAACTGTTTCTTAGGAGATCTTAATCAATTAAAAATTTGTTTATTGCAGATATGTTACGAGAATAGGCTAGGCTGGGGACATGGATTCTGAAAGATTGATGGAGGCGGCCTTAAATCTCCGTGCAATGGCTAACGGCACCGGAGCTTCACAACTCGAAAGGAACAAGTATCTAAAGGAGGCTGCAGAGATATATAAGTCTGTCGGCGAGAATGAGTTAGCTGCTAATTGCTTTTATGATATGGAGGATTATAAAGCAGCTGGTAACAATTACTACTACATTTCTTTCTAACATCTCACTATTATGAAATCAGTTCCACATTTTAGATAATAGTGACAAACTAATTTCTTTCTGAATTGTATCTAGATTTGGTCTACAGTATGTTATGAGCATTTCATGTTATACACCTAATTTAGATAGATGCGTATATAGTATACAGTATTTGTTTGTTTGATATTTCTAAtccataatgattttttttttttttttttttttttttttaaattacacaGGTGATATATACAATAATATATGTATGTGGGAGAAAGCAGGAAACTGTTATCATCGAGCAAAATGTTATCAGCTTGCTGCGGAAGTATACCACAAAGCTGGAGCTTTTACCAAATGTCTTTCTGCTTGCTCTGATGGAGAATTGTTTGAAGTCGGTTTCGAGTTATTAGGAGGCTGGGAAGGATTTGACAAGGAGAAGCTGTTTTTGCAGAAATGTGCTGACTACTATGATTGTTCCAGATTTAAGATTCGAGTTTTTCTTCGTAAACGTAAATTCTTTATTGAACTTAGATTGTTGGAAATGGAATGGTACAACGATAAAGAAGCTGCGCAAGCGGCAGAAGATGGCGCTGATCATTACCATTCCATCAAGGATTTCACAACTATGATGAGATGCGTTTATTCTTTTTCCTCAAAGCGTAAGATGCGGCAATTTCTACGTAAAAGGAGATGCTATGATCAACTTATACTGCTGGTAGAACACTGGGGAAACAGTAAAAAAGAAGCTGAAAACATTGTTGATGAAGATGAAAACATTTTTGATGAAGACGAAaacatttttgatgaagatgaaaaCATTGTGGATGAAGATGAAAACATTGTGGATGAAGCTGCAAAGGTTGTGGCTGAGGCTGCTTGTTACTATTTATCTGTCAATGATTTCGTAACCATGATGAAATATGTTCGTTTATTTCCGTCAGAGTATGAGATACGGGGATTTTTGAAAGAAAGGAGATGCTTTGATCAACTAATAAAGCTGGAAAAGGATTGGAATAACTTTAAAGAAGCTGAAAACATTGTAGTTGAAGCTGCTCGTTACTATTTGTCTGTCAATGATATCACAAGTATGATGAAATACGTTGGTTTATTTCCGTCAGAGGGTGAGATGTGGGAATTTTTGCATGAAAAGGGATGCTTTGATGAAGGTATACTGCTGGAAAAGGATGAAAACATTGTGGCTGCTCGTTACTGTTTCTCTGTCAATGATTTTGTAACCATGATGAAATACGTCGCTTCTTTTCCATCAGAGGATGAGAAGCGGGAATTTTTACTTAAAAGGAAACGCTTCGATGAACTTATATCACTGGAAAAAGAATTGGGAAACTTTAAAGAAGCTGCAAAGGTTGCAAGGATGAAACCAGATCCCATGCTCGAGGCTCAACTTTATCGCATGGGTGGATTTATCAGAGAATCATTGTTGATAATCTCTAGATATATGCTTGATTCTCATCTTCTGTTACCTAATAAAGATTGGACGATTAAGCATTTCGAAGCCGAGTTATCAGAACACGTAGTTTGTTTGGAAGGGTTTATTTACTATTGGAGCAACTGGAAGGAAGTAGTTTGGGGACTGATCAAGTCGACTCTTACATGGCTTCATGTTTGTTGTTGTAATGAAGACGAATGCGGATACGAGGGTTTTATTTTCAATTATTTTGGTGTGAGAAATCATTATGATGATGCTGATGGTGATAGAAGATATGTTGTAGTGGATGTTGAAGCCCAGTGGGTGCAAAAGATGAAACCTATTCTGGTTAGGGATGGATATTTGGACATAATTGATGCTGATGAACTTTCATATGCGGTTTCGCGATATTGGTGCTCGGAACTATATGTTGTTGTTGAGGAAGTGTTGATAAAACTCAAGTCACTTCATGTTTACGCAACTAAGAAAAACCTCCCCGTGCATCTACATACGAAGGTTCTAACAAGTTTGTTTCAAGTTACGAAATCTTTGCAGAAACGTAAGCTTCCATATAATCTGAATCATGTTGCTAGTTCGATTGTAGATGAATATATCCGACCATGCGTGGAGCACTTTTTGACCAATGTTTTTCATATCGATTGGAGAATCTCTCACGCAAAGGAAATGGTATCTCTAAGGGGAACCCAAACATGCCAGGACATGCTCGAAGAAACACTAAATATATACCGAAAATCTCGGGGAGGTCTAAAATGTGGGCAGATGGGGAGAATAGCGATGATCTTTCTGGGATCCAATACCAAGAAAAAAATTCGATGTGGTTATTCGTTAAACTGGAGAGATTTATTTTCGCGTCTTACAAACGTTCATAGTTCCACTTCGAAAAATTGGGATCTAGCTGTAAGTTTACATAATGTACTGAAAGAGACGTTTCCTTCAGGTTTCGGAAGAAGAGCCAAAGATGAACAAATATCACCAGCTTGCTTCTTATATTTTTGGGAGCGACTTCTGATTTTGTCATTTTGTTTTCGTGGTCATGTTTTTACAACAAGATCATCGTTTGTTGAATGGATTGGTTATGAGAAATGGCGTATGGTTTCATCAGGTGTAGGTTGGATTAAAAGCTTAGATACAATGGAGAACATCTATGATTCTTTAGCTTCTATGGTAATTGGTATGTTGAATTTAGAGGATGCTTTGAAGGAATGGGTCACAAAATCAGAAGAACCGGATTCGTCATACGCAACTTTGGTATTAAGGTTGATTGTTCTTCTTTCGTTAATCTGTGCTAACTCGGAAGGATACTATAGTCCCCTGCTGCTTCATATATTGGGCCGCATTCATCTTGTTTCGTTACTGCCTCCTGCTTTTAGTGAGACACTGATCACGGGTATACATGAAAACCGTTTAGTGGATGCTGTTGCTGCTGCTTGTAAACAGATAGATAATCCTCTTGTAATTGTGAATTTTAACCAAGATTTGGTAATGGCCCCATGTCAAAATGCCATAAATCTCAACTTGCAAAACCTGAATTCTGGACGGGAAACGCTCATAGAGATGTTGTATAACTAGTAACGCGTGGTTGCTAAACGTGATCGTGAAGATAAAGAGTCCAATGTCACACAAACATGCAAGGACTGATTTATGTGTTTGATGTATGGTCAGTTTACCATTTCATAATTCAATTTGAATACAAGGACTGATATGTAAGTAGCTAAGAGCAGGAAGGCCTCCATCGTGGCGGACAAATTGGGTGTGGTTTGATTTCTTTAGGTGTTTGTTTGTTTGTTGTCCTTTGTTAGTCTTGATGTTGTTTTGTTGTGCTAGTTGGCTAgtttggttgttgtggttgtgctgTGTGTTTCCTTTTGCATCTTGGTTGCTTGTTTTAGCATTTTGATGTGTCTCATAATGCATAATTGCGATCGGAATATTGTTTTCTACTGATGAGAATAAAGTGACATAAATACGATATGATACGTCAATAAGTTGTGTCTCATAATGCGTAGTTGTGACTGGATTATGCTTGCATATTGATCATTATGTTTGTTATGAGACTATCTTTTAAACAT
This window of the Rutidosis leptorrhynchoides isolate AG116_Rl617_1_P2 chromosome 7, CSIRO_AGI_Rlap_v1, whole genome shotgun sequence genome carries:
- the LOC139856989 gene encoding uncharacterized protein: MDSERLMEAALNLRAMANGTGASQLERNKYLKEAAEIYKSVGENELAANCFYDMEDYKAAGDIYNNICMWEKAGNCYHRAKCYQLAAEVYHKAGAFTKCLSACSDGELFEVGFELLGGWEGFDKEKLFLQKCADYYDCSRFKIRVFLRKRKFFIELRLLEMEWYNDKEAAQAAEDGADHYHSIKDFTTMMRCVYSFSSKRKMRQFLRKRRCYDQLILLVEHWGNSKKEAENIVDEDENIFDEDENIFDEDENIVDEDENIVDEAAKVVAEAACYYLSVNDFVTMMKYVRLFPSEYEIRGFLKERRCFDQLIKLEKDWNNFKEAENIVVEAARYYLSVNDITSMMKYVGLFPSEGEMWEFLHEKGCFDEGILLEKDENIVAARYCFSVNDFVTMMKYVASFPSEDEKREFLLKRKRFDELISLEKELGNFKEAAKVARMKPDPMLEAQLYRMGGFIRESLLIISRYMLDSHLLLPNKDWTIKHFEAELSEHVVCLEGFIYYWSNWKEVVWGLIKSTLTWLHVCCCNEDECGYEGFIFNYFGVRNHYDDADGDRRYVVVDVEAQWVQKMKPILVRDGYLDIIDADELSYAVSRYWCSELYVVVEEVLIKLKSLHVYATKKNLPVHLHTKVLTSLFQVTKSLQKRKLPYNLNHVASSIVDEYIRPCVEHFLTNVFHIDWRISHAKEMVSLRGTQTCQDMLEETLNIYRKSRGGLKCGQMGRIAMIFLGSNTKKKIRCGYSLNWRDLFSRLTNVHSSTSKNWDLAVSLHNVLKETFPSGFGRRAKDEQISPACFLYFWERLLILSFCFRGHVFTTRSSFVEWIGYEKWRMVSSGVGWIKSLDTMENIYDSLASMVIGMLNLEDALKEWVTKSEEPDSSYATLVLRLIVLLSLICANSEGYYSPLLLHILGRIHLVSLLPPAFSETLITGIHENRLVDAVAAACKQIDNPLVIVNFNQDLVMAPCQNAINLNLQNLNSGRETLIEMLYN